Genomic DNA from Roseburia intestinalis L1-82:
GGTCTTTCCTGCCCCGGTATCCCCTGTGATCAGAAATAATCCCTGCGATCCAAGCCTTTCAAAATCTATGGTCTGCTCCCCCGCATACGGGCCAAATGCACTTATTGTAAGACTGACTGGTTTCATAAATCGTTCCTTTCCTGCCGCTCCTATTTTCTCTCAAATCCCAAATATCTCGTTCCCTGAAACATCAGTTTTCCTGTATTTGCTTCTCAAACTATTTTTTCAGGAACTTGTCAATGCACCAGCTCTTCCATCAGTTCTCTGACAAAATCCTGCTGTTCTTCACTCATCGGCTGATTATTCTGTATCTCGTAAAATTCTTCAAACAGTTCCATCTCTGATTTTTGCTCCACATGTTCGGTCACCTCAACCTGCCTGCTCTGTCTGGTCCTGCTGTTATCATAGACAAGCTGCATCAGATTCGGGTATACCGTCCGAAGCTTTGCCATTCCATCCGGCACATCCTCCTCATCGGTCAGTGTGATCTGCAGATAATCGTCTGTTTCTGTGCCCTCATAAAAATCTTTCGACATCAGTTCCATGTATGTTCCCCGGATCTTTCTCAGATCACGAAGCGGTTTTAACGGAACTTTTTCAATGAAGATATCTCCCTTTTCCTTTATCTCCATGACAACAACAGACTTTTTCTGTTCCGCTTCGGAGAAAGAATATTTGAGCGGAGTCCCGCAATAGCGCAGTGTCTCCCTCTCGATATGCTGTGGACTGTGAATGTGCCCTAATGCAACATAATCAAAAACATCAAACACTTCCGCCCCAATCTGGTCTAATCCACCCACCGAAACTTCCTCCGACTCACAGCGCGAAGCCCCTGTCACAAACTGATGTGCCACTAATATATTCCGCTTTGATGCGTCCACCGGCATATGAGATACGACAAACTGCAGGGCATCCTGATATGTTTCCACTGTCTCCACATCATCTTCCTGTGCCAGATCCTGTTTTGTCCCGGCATCTTTTTTTCCAATGGATATCCCCTCTGTCACTTTCCTCCACGCATGGCGCACGACCGCCGGGCGGATAAACGGCAGCAGCCAGATGCAGAGTTCCCCATATGCATCCTGACATGTAACACACCTCACCTCTCCATCATAAACCGGTGAAACATAGACTTCCCGGCTGCTCATAAGCTGTGCACCAAATGCAATACGTTCCGCGGAATCATGATTTCCACTGACTGCAAACACCTTTTTCCCGCAATCAGCAAGTCCCGTGAGAAACTGATCAAACAACTGTACCGCCTCCGCAGACGGAACCGGCTTATCATAGATATCCCCCGCGATCATAACCGCATCCACCTGTTTTTCCAATGCGATCTCTTTGATCTGCCGTAAAATATATTTCTGATCTTCGATCATGGAAAACTCATTGACTCTTTTTCCAATATGCAAATCCGAGATATGAAGAAATTTCATGCTCTCCTCCTATACTATTTCATTCGTAATACTTTACTTAACTATACCATATAGCGTCCCGAAATACAAACATATGTTTTGTTTTTGTTGCTTTTTCACAAAAAAACAGATCTCAGAAAATAAAAACCACTTTCTGGAGATCCATTTTTCTATTTATTTTGTTTCCATTGTAACAGCAATGCCGAATTGATGATGACGAGCACAGAACCTGCATTATGTACCAATGCTCCCACGACCGGATTTAAAATTCCGATGATTGCAAGCACGATCGCCACAAAGTTAAGCCCCATCGAAAAACTCATATTGCATTTGATCGTGATCATCATCCGCCTGGATAATGCAATCAGATGCGGCAGTTCTTTTACTTCATCATCCACCAGCGCAATATCTGCTACATCCAACGCAATATCACTTCCAACACCGCCCATCGCAATTCCGATATCCGCTTTTTTCTGTTCCGCCGGCAAGGTAATCTGCGCTAAGACATCCTCACACGGCACATCCTCGTCAACCATACGGTCGATTGCCTGTACCTGACCAATGATTTTTGACAGTCTTATTTTTCACTTATCTCTTCCCGTATCTCTATCGGATGCGCATCGGTAACAAAGATCATTCCATCATACAATTTTTCCGGCGATTGTGATGTGCGGTAACTGCGTGGGAAAAGTCCCATAAAAATTGCACTGTAGCCCTCTCCTAACGATCCCATAGAAACATGATCTGTAATCTGCTCTTTCAGTTGTGAATTTTCCGGAACCTTTGAAAAATCCAGCCAGCTCATATCATAACCGGCTTTCTTCGCGGCTTTCGCTAGAGGATCATAGGAATAAAACGTGTGCGTGATACGCTTTCCATCATTTTTCGGAAGATTGCAGTTCGTCTTGTAAAAATCCGTTCCAATCGCAAAATATCCGTCCCCCAGTTCATCGGAAAGAATATTCCCCATCACTCTTGTACCTGCGCCATAATTTCCAAACCGCTCTATATGCCCATTGTGACCTGAAATAAAAATACAGGAATTGCCCCTCTGCTCTTCCATAGAAAGGATCCACAGCACATTTTCTGCCATCAATTGGTCTCTGAGCACATTTCCTTCTACGGCAGAATTGATCACTTTCCCAAGAGAAATATTCTGCAGCAGCGTATCTGCCAGATGATCCGCCTGTACAATGTCCTTTACATCTGATTTTTGTAATTCTTCTTTTATTTCTGTGATCACTCTGCTCTGCTGTTCAACATCATACTCACTGTGCTGTTCTTCTGTATCCTCCAGTTTCTTCAGTTCTGTCACATCTATCCCCGCCTTTTCACATGCTTCAATCAGATACTGCAGATTATAGGACCATCTTTGCATGTCAAACCCATAAAACCTTAAATCATCTCCATCTTTTGCAGTCTCATTGTATTTTCGCATATAAGAGATCAGATCTGACATCTCATCAGTTCTGTATATTGCAAAGCCAATCGCCGCGGCAGCCTGCTCTGCCGTTCCTTCCCCACCGTGAATGTAGCGGTTCACATACTCGCATCCACCGTAGTCTCCCTCCAGTGCAAATGCTCTTATCCCGGCATTTTCCACCAGATTTTGAAATACGGAAAGTTTTAACTGCTGAAACTCTGCATTTCCATGGGATGCCTCCCCCAGTGCCACAATTTTTGTTTTCTCCGGTATCTTTAAGTCCTCCACCTGCTCTGCATATTGTGCAAATTCCGTTGTATCTGCACACGGTCCGGTTCCAAATCCTCCAAAATGGGAAGATATGCTGCCGGCGGCAACAATACCTGCTAATACCATACCTGCGGTTATCAAAATCCATGTCCGTTTTTTCTTCTTATTTTTCTTTTCCATAAAATCTCCCCCAAATCTGTTTTTCTTATTCGATACTCCAATATTAACAAAAGGGAAAATGTTCTGCCATTTCATTAGCTTACATTTTCCCTGATGTATCTTACATTTTTGTAAGATTTATATAGTTTTCAAATTTATACTGTTCTATAACTTTACTTCCCAAAAGAGTGATTGCCTGTTTCGGACAATTACAGATACAGCGGTAACACATGGTACACTGATCCCCTGGGTGGGGTTTTCCTTTTTCCATGATTATATTTTTCATGGGACAAATTTCCGCACACATACCACACCCCGTACAATCCTCATTTATTTTTAATTGATCGGTATATCCCGCTGTCTTTTTATAAAACCAGAGCCTTTGTCCAAAAAGTCCTGCTATATGTGAGAAAATTGTCAGTCCCTCTTTCGGATAATCCCCCTGTTTTATCCGTTTTGCAGCTTCATAAATCTTTCTGTCAGCTTTTTCAATGATCTTTTTATTTTCTTCCATCTGCCTTTTCAACAGCTTACTGTCGCACACGGAATCGGGCATTTTAATATGCACACCGCTAAGAATCTCTGCTCCATATTTTTTCAGAAGTCTTGCTGCACATCCGGAGCCGTCCCCGCTAAATGCTCCCATGGTCGCGACACATATCATTTTCCTGCCTTTCCATAAAGAGGCATGCATTTGGATAAAATCTCTTACCATGTATGGTGCATTCGAAAACTGCGTCGGATACCCTGCATCTGTCAAGACTGGGACAAAAAAAATTTTATTTTTTTCTGTACATATTCTATCAAACCCTTACTGATTTTTAAAGTACAGAATAGTTTATTACTCTTAACCTTTTCGTTACTACCCATAGAAGAAGCCAGCAGCTTTTTCACTACTGGCTTTCTATATTACTCATTTTGTTTACTACACTGCATTTCGGATAAAGTTCTCACCCTTAAACACAACCTCTATGTCTTTGTCGTTGTAAATGAGCACCTTATCAATTATGTTAGAAAGTACATCTCCGTCATACTGCTCCAGCATACTATACTGGGTTAGCTGTTCTATCTTCTCCTCTGCGTCAGGCTCCTGATTTGCAACTTTCTCCTGCAAATCTGATATCTGATTCTCCAGATCAGCTAACAGCTCTTGGTTTGTTTTTCTTAGCTGCACATATTCTTCTTTTGTGTACTTTCCCTCTCTGTATGACTGATAACAAGAAACTGTGCTGTTTGATATTTGGATTGTCAACACTTTTTCAGACAAATTTTTTTAGGTTATTTTTCCGATATTGTACAGGCGTTTGATACCCTAAGGAAGAATGTATGCGGTGATGATTATACCAGTTTACATAATCCCATAGTTTTATCTTCAGTTCTTCCTGCGTATGGAATGTTTCATTCCATACAAATTCTGTTTTTATAATCTTGAACGTAGCTTCTGCCACTGCATTGTCATAAGGACATCCCTTATGGCTCAGGGAGCGTTCCATATGGAACGTTTCTAACAGTTCTTCAATTGTCTCGTTTTTAAATTCATTTCCACGGTCTGTGTGGAAAATATGGATTTCCGACAGATTTCCGTCTACTTTCATAAATGCCTGTTTTACAAGTTCTGCTGTTTTATGTTCTCCTGCACTGTATCCAATAATCTCCCTGTTAAAAAGATCAATCAGTACACAAATATAATTCCAGCGGTTTCCTACCCTTACGTAGGTCAAATCACTTACCACTACATTGCGGTATGGCTGGTTTTGAAATTGTCGGTTCAACACATTCTCTACTTTTGATTCATTACATCTGTCTTTTTGCGGTTTAAACTGTGCTGTAGTATAGCTTGATACCAGACCTTCCTGTTTCATAATCCGTCCAATCCTGCGTCTTGATACCTGTTTCCCGCAATCAGCCAGTTCTTTCTTGATCTTTCGTGTACCATAATGGTTCCGGCTTTTTCTAAAAATTTCCTGAATGTCTGCAGTGAGTTCTGATTCATCTTTTTTTGCTGCTGCTTCATAATAATAGGTGCTTCTGTTTACCTGTAGGACGCGACACATTGCTGATACAGAGTATTTGTGGGCATTTGCTTTAATCACATTTACTTTCGTCCTAAGATCAGCGCCGCTTGTTTTAAAATATCATTTTCCATTCTTAACTGCTGGTTTTCTTTCCGAAGCCGGATCAGTTCTTCCTGCTCCGGAGTCCGGTTATCTTTTTCATGGAAAGAACCGGAATTGGATGCCTGCTTTACCCACTTGTCAAACAGGGAAGTAGCAATGTCATATTCACGGCAGATATCACATCTGCGTTTGCCGGAACGATATAGTTCCACCAGTTGCTGTTTAAATTCATCTGTATATTTGCGAGGTTTTCGTCGTTGTTTTTGTTCGGTCATAAAGAGTGCTCCTTCGTGTATTTATTATAGATTATATGACCTTAAAAAATCTGTCCAGTTAATTGTAACCTATCCAATTCTGTCATACTCCGCTTTAAGCTCACTAATCAAATACTCATCGCTTGTCACCTTCCTTTTATCCTTTGATGCCTTTTTAAGTTCTTCTTCCTGTATAAGTGTTCTACAGATTTCCTTTGTGATTTCCAGCACCTTGTCCTGTGCTTCTGACTTCAGCATAAAAATCTGCTGACATTCGCCAGTCCTTACCATCCTGCGTTTTGGACAGAGGAGCTTCGGTGTACATACTGCACTGGAATTCATCAGCTTTCTTCCACAATAGGGACAGATAAAAAGATTTTTCTTACGTTTCTTTGTACTCTTTTCAATCCCTCTGGCTTCAACCCGTAGCATTTTATTGACTTCATCAAACATTTCATCGCTTACTATTCTTGGTATTGCACCTTCTACAACAGACCAGTCCTCTTTATTTCGTTTGCGAACCTTCTTATTATCTCCAAAACCAACAGTTTCACATTTATTCTGGATCATTATTCCTTTGTACTGCTCATTCTGGACAATCGCTATAACTTCTGAATTATCCCACATATAATCCCCTTTATTATGAACCGGAACATAATTGATTCCATTCTTCCACTGGTTTTGAACTCTTGTCGGGATTTTTCTCTCATTTAATATGCGGGCAACCTCACTTGCATTATATCCTGCAATGATCAGTGAAAATATCTCCACAACAACCTTTGCAGCTTCTTCATCTATTATCAGCTTATGCTTATCGTCTGGATCTTTCTTGTATCCATAGCAGACAAATGATGCCGTGTATTCGCCGCTCAGATTTCTTGTCCTTCTGGCACTCTTTACCTTTCTTGATAAATCCATACTGTAAAGCTGGTAAATCAGATTCTTATAAGCTACATCCATTCCTCCGGTAACACCAAAGTTTCTGTCACTGTCATAATTATCGTTGACAGAAATAAACCTCATTCCCATTGCAGGGAATACAAACTCCAGATAGTTGCCTACTTCAAGGTAATCCCTTCCAAATCGTGAAAAGTCTTTTACTATGATACATTCAAATCTTCCAAGCTCTGCGTCCTGTATGAGCCTTTGGAATTCTGCCCTGTTATTGAACATTGTTCCCGAATATCCGTCATCAAAGTATTCCAGTACCTCAAAACCTGCAAATTCCTCTGTTTTCTTGATATACGCATACAAGAGTTTTCTCTGTCCTGTAATACTGTTACTTTCGTCTTTTGTTCCTTCTTTTACCTCCTCATCCGCATCCGAGAGACGGATATAAAAGGCTAATTTTCTTTTCTCAGCCATTATCCTGCCTCTCTTTCCATATTCAGTTCTGCGAATTTTTTCAGTTCATCTTCATAGTTCAAAACGATCTCAAGATTCTTGTTTTCGTATATGCGTACCTGTGCAACAAACAAATCGACCATTTCCTGCGTCAACTTGCGTTTTCCTTTAAAACGGAGCATTTCAGCTTTTAACTGGGCAACGGTCTTTTCAGCACTTTCATACTGACTTGCCGCCTGCCTGTATTCATCAGCCTGTATCTTCAATTTCTCAATACGCTGTGAATACTCCCTGTTCAGTTGCAGATATTCCTTTTCATCAAGCAAATCTTCCGTGTAATCAGCATACAGACCGCTCTTTAATTCCATAAGTCTGTCCATTTCCTTGACACACTTATTCACAGCTTCCGTATATACCTGTTCCTGTCTGATTACACTGCTGTCATTGTGATGTTCCTTTAATATTTTTTCCCTGTCAATAAAGACCTGTATCTGCTCCTTTATAACAGCAAGCACCGCTGCATATATATCGTCTACCTTTACAGGCAGGCAGTTGCAACTGTCCTTTCCATATCTTTTTCTATGCGTACACATATAAACCTTTCCATATTTCTCAGGGTGGATATGGATACTGCTTCCACAACAGCCGCAGGTGATTTTGCCTTTCAGCATATTCACGGTCTGCTTTTTTGCTGGCTTTATTACCTTTCTTTTGTTCTTCTGCACCGCATAGAACTGTTCCTTTGTGATAAGTGCAATATGATGATTTTCAAAAACATACCACTCATCTTTATTGGTAGTATGCCTCTTTTCGTGTCTGTACAGGCATACCCTGTCTTTACCAGTCACATATCTTCCAATATAGACTTCATTCTTTAAAATCTGTGACAATGTATCAACAGTCCACTTAACTCCACTCAGCTTTTCAAGTTTCTCTATATTATGCCTTACTCTGTACTGGGCAGGTGTAAGGATATGCTTCGCATTCAGTTCTGCCGCTATCACAGAATGCAGTGTACCTTTTTCTGCCTCATTAAAAATCCACCTTACAACATCTGCGGCTTCCTTATCCTCAACCATTACCTTGACTTTATTTTCATTAAAGACTACCTTATAGCCATAAGCCACATTTCCAGTCGGAATACCTTTTTCCATCGCTTCCTGCTTACTGGCAGATATTTTCTTTGAAATATCCTTAGCATACAGATCATTGGCTATATTCGTGACCGCAACCATAAGGTCTGCGTCTTTCTTTGAGGAATCATAATTATCCGTAATCGCTACAAAGCGGATATTCATCATCGGGAATACACGCTCTACCAGATTGCCCGTTTCAATGTAATCTCTACCCAAGCGGGACAAATCCTTTACGACAATGCAGTTGATCCTTCCTGCCCTCATATCCGACATCATACGCTCAAATTCCGGTCTGTCGAATGTTGTACCGGAAATTTCATCGTCCATATAGATGTCATAAACTTCCATGTCCATCTGCTGATCCACAAAGTTCTTAATGAGATTTCTCTGATTGATCAGGGTTTTTCTGTCTCTCGTTTCATCTTTTTCCGCAGATAACCTCACATATATGGCAGTCTTATACACTTTGGATAAAGCCTTCAGCGTATCCGTGGACTGTTTCGGCTGTGTTCTTGACTTCCTTGCCATTTAAACCACCAGCCTTTCCGCATCATGCTGTCTTTCCAGCTCCCCGGCTCTTGCAACGATTTTTCTGTATTCATCGTCACAGTCCAGTACGATTTCTATATCACCGCCCTCATATACCTTTACAGACTGTATAAGGCTCACTACCACATTACGGGTAAGAGAAGGCATTGTTTTCCATTTCCTGTGTTCTTCCAGCCACTCGGTATCTCTTTCAATCCCGGCAGCAATGTTTTCCGCTTCCTTCTGCAACCTGTCGATTGCCTTTTCCGCCTCTGCTCTTTTTACCTCAAAACTCTCCTTGATAATCGCAAAATCTGATTTATCAACAATTCCATCTCGGTAATCCTCATAAAGCGAAACAAGCATCTGGTTGTATTTGGTTATCTCTTTCTCTTTTGCACTGATCCTCTCTTTTGTCTTTTTCTGGTCTATTCTGAAATTGGCACTATTGCCAGCTTCCTTTATTACCTCATCTGCATCCAGAAGTATTGCTGTCATATCCCTCAAGGTATCAAATACACGGCTTTCCAAGTCTGCCTCTTTTATCCTATGGGAGCTGCACTTCTTATTCTTCTTGTTATTGGAACACATATAGTAAACATACTTTTTTCCATTTACCGTAGACACCTTTCGTGTCATAAGTGCCCCACAGTCGGCACATACTGCTATTCCGGATAAAAGATAGATAGAATCTTTTCCCGGTGCCATTCTCATATCCACTGACAACAGACGCTGTACAATCTGGAAAGTCCTTAAAGATACCAGTGCCTCGTGATTGTTGTGGCATACTGCCCATTTCTCCTGTGGCTTTAATATCTTTGTTTTAACCTTATGGTTTGGTGTTGTAAATTTTCCCTGTACAAGTGTTCCTGTATAAATAATATTCGTTGCGATACGCCTTACCGCAACAGGAGTCCACAGCAGCTCGTCTTTCTTCTGAAATGCTGTCTTATAATTTTCGCCATTGCTGAGTTTGTATGCCATAGGTGACAGGATACCAAGAACATTCAGCTTATCGCTTATGGCATCAAGGCTCATTCCGTTCTTTATCCAGCGGAAAATGTCCTGTACCACATGACCTGCATATTCGTCCGGGACAATCACATTATGGTCAATCTCAGATTTCTTGTAGCCATAGACACAGTAATTTCCTACAAATTCTCCGTTCTGTCTCTTTGTTTCAAGGTGGCTTCGGATTTTTATGGAAATATCCCTGCAATAAGCGTCATTGATAAGATTCTTAAACGGAATGATTATCTCGTTTCCCTGTGCCTGTGTATCTGCACTGTCATAGGCATCATTGATCGCTATAAATCGTATCCCCATTGCAGGAAACATCCGCTCAATGTATCGCCCTGCGTCGATATACTCTCTTGCAAACCTCGAAAGATCTTTTACAACGATACAGTCTATAATACCGTCTTTCACATCCTGCAACATAAGTTTAAATGCCGGACGGTCAAAAGATGAGGTTAGATAACGATACTTTTTGAAACACAGTAAAATCAAGGTTTTTCGGACAACGGACAAGCATGGTTTGTACTATAACTAAATATTGCACCGCACAAGCGGCGTTTCTCACTTCCACCCGGAAGAACAGGAACGCCGCTTTTTTCATGCCCTTTGTTACGCAGTAGGGGCTGAAAAAGCCTTGCTACAAGCAGTTTTGCGGACGCATTTTTGACACGGCAAGGGGTTTATACCTTTTCCCTCAAAATCGCCGTTCTACTGCGTAACAAATCCACAGCAAAGGAGTGATGAAGCTATGGCAGTTTTCCGTGTGGAAAGAACGACAGGCTACACCGTAATGAGCAACCACCACTTACGCAATAAGGAGCTTTCCTTAAAGGCAAAGGGGCTGCTTTCACAAATGCTGTCATTGCCGGAGGATTGGGACTACACCCTTGCGGGGCTGTCCTACATCAACCGGGAAAGTATCGACGCTATCCGTACCGCAGTTTGGGAGCTTGAAAAAGCCGGATATATCACAAGACGACAGGGACGCGACGAGAAAGGCAAAATGACCGCTATCGAGTACACCATTTACGAACAGCCGCAGCCGCCGGGATTGGATTACCCGGTATTGGAAAATCCAACAGCGGATAACCCGATATTGGAAAATCCGACAACGGATAATCCGACGTCGGAAAATCCAACGCAATTAAATAAAGATATATCAAGAACTAACTTACCAAAAACAGAAAAATCAATTACAGATTTATCAAGTACCCATTCCATTCCTATCCATTCCCTAAATCCCTTGCCTTATGGCGAGGACGAAGCGGCAGAGCCGCCGGAACGGAAAAGAACGGAAAGGAACGACGCTTACAGAGTGTATGAGGAAATCATTAAGGACAATATCGAGTATGACATTCTCTTGCAGGATATGAAGTTTGACCATGACCGTCTGAATGAGATTGTTGACATTATGCTTGAAACCGTCTGTACGGCAAGAAAGAAAATCCGTATTGCCGGGGACGATTACCCCGCAGAGCTTGTGAAGTCAAAGTTTATGAAGCTCAGCAGCGAACATATCCGCTTTGTGCTTGACTGTATGCAGGAGAACACCACGAAAATCCGCAACATCAAGCAGTACCTAAAGGCGGTGCTTTTCAATGCCCCGTCTACCATTGACAGCTATTACACTTCCCTTGTGGCTCACGATATGGCAAGCGGCGCACTTGCACCGAGGAAGCCGAAGTACGGCGACCCGGACTATTACACCTACAACGAGGGCGAAAGCCTGTAAACGAAAAAAGGAGGATTTACCACATGGCACAGAAAACAGGAGCTTTGATTTTTGACGAAACCGCTGACCGCTACGACATTCGCTTTGATATTGCCGACTATTACGGCGGCTTGCATTGCGGCGAGTGTATGGACGTATTCACAGGCGGCAAATGGAAGCCTACCCGCATTGAATACGGGGACAACTGGTATCTTGTGGGTATCCGCGCCGAGGATTTGAACGGGCTGCGGGTACGGATTTAACGGGGCGACGTGAAGAACGGACGCCCTTTTTTCACACTCAAAAGCGGCGTACCACCTTAACACTATCACTACCGGGAAAGGAGGACGGTAAACATTGCAAGATGAAATCAACGAAAAAGTGGTTGCGCTCTCTGTCAAGGGAGCAAAGCTGACCGCTGAAATGCTGCAAAAGGCAATCAAAGCCATGCTTGCACAGGCAAAAAAACAGCAGGAAAAACAGCCCCACGGGAAGCAGACCCTAAAGCAGCTTGCGAAGCAGAACGCGGGGCTATCCAACATTGAGATAACCGAGGGCAATATCAAAGCCTTTGAGCAGACGGCGAAAAAATACGGTATCGACTTTGCCTTAAAGAAAGACAGCACCGAAACGCCGCCCCGTTATCTCGTCTTTTTCAAAGGGCGGGACGCGGACGCTCTGACCGCAGCCTTTAAGGAGTTTTCCGCAAAGAAGCTGACACAGGAGCAAAAGCCCTCTATCCGAAAGGCACTTGCCACATTCCGGGAAGCAGCAAAGCAGCTTAACGCGAACCGTCAAAAGACAAAACACAAGGACAGGGAGGTATCGCTATGAAGCCGAATATCAAGAAGCTGCTTATCCTAAACGCCCCCTATCTGCTCTTTGTGTATCTCTTTGATAAAGTCGGACAGGCGGTGCGGCTCTCTCCGGGGGCTGACCTCTCCGGCAAGCTGCTTTCCATTGGCAGCGGCTTTTCTGCCGCCTTTTCAAATGCCCTGCCGAGCTTTGCCCCTATGGATTTGCTTATCGGCATTGTCGGGGCTGTCGTTATCAGGCTTGCGGTCTATGTGAAAGGCAAGAACGCAAAGAAATACCGTAAGGGCATGGAGTACGGCTCTGCACGTTGGGGCAATGCCGAAGATATAAAGCCGTATATCGACCCCATATTTGAAAATAACGTGCTGCTGACGCAGACCGAAAGACTGATGATGAGCAGCCGCCCGAAGCACCCGAAGTATGCACGAAACAAAAATGTGCTTGTAATCGGCGGCTCCGGCAGCGGCAAAACAAGATTTTTCGTTAAGCCTAACCTTATGCA
This window encodes:
- a CDS encoding EFR1 family ferrodoxin (N-terminal region resembles flavodoxins. C-terminal ferrodoxin region binds two 4Fe-4S clusters.) yields the protein MCTEKNKIFFVPVLTDAGYPTQFSNAPYMVRDFIQMHASLWKGRKMICVATMGAFSGDGSGCAARLLKKYGAEILSGVHIKMPDSVCDSKLLKRQMEENKKIIEKADRKIYEAAKRIKQGDYPKEGLTIFSHIAGLFGQRLWFYKKTAGYTDQLKINEDCTGCGMCAEICPMKNIIMEKGKPHPGDQCTMCYRCICNCPKQAITLLGSKVIEQYKFENYINLTKM
- a CDS encoding IS3 family transposase (programmed frameshift); the encoded protein is MTEQKQRRKPRKYTDEFKQQLVELYRSGKRRCDICREYDIATSLFDKWVKQASNSGSFHEKDNRTPEQEELIRLRKENQQLRMENDILKPSGADLRTKVNVIKANAHKYSVSAMCRVLQVNRSTYYYEAAAKKDESELTADIQEIFRKSRNHYGTRKIKKELADCGKQVSRRRIGRIMKQEGLVSSYTTAQFKPQKDRCNESKVENVLNRQFQNQPYRNVVVSDLTYVRVGNRWNYICVLIDLFNREIIGYSAGEHKTAELVKQAFMKVDGNLSEIHIFHTDRGNEFKNETIEELLETFHMERSLSHKGCPYDNAVAEATFKIIKTEFVWNETFHTQEELKIKLWDYVNWYNHHRIHSSLGYQTPVQYRKNNLKKFV
- a CDS encoding recombinase family protein, with amino-acid sequence MAEKRKLAFYIRLSDADEEVKEGTKDESNSITGQRKLLYAYIKKTEEFAGFEVLEYFDDGYSGTMFNNRAEFQRLIQDAELGRFECIIVKDFSRFGRDYLEVGNYLEFVFPAMGMRFISVNDNYDSDRNFGVTGGMDVAYKNLIYQLYSMDLSRKVKSARRTRNLSGEYTASFVCYGYKKDPDDKHKLIIDEEAAKVVVEIFSLIIAGYNASEVARILNERKIPTRVQNQWKNGINYVPVHNKGDYMWDNSEVIAIVQNEQYKGIMIQNKCETVGFGDNKKVRKRNKEDWSVVEGAIPRIVSDEMFDEVNKMLRVEARGIEKSTKKRKKNLFICPYCGRKLMNSSAVCTPKLLCPKRRMVRTGECQQIFMLKSEAQDKVLEITKEICRTLIQEEELKKASKDKRKVTSDEYLISELKAEYDRIG
- a CDS encoding metal-sensing transcriptional repressor, translating into MRLSKIIGQVQAIDRMVDEDVPCEDVLAQITLPAEQKKADIGIAMGGVGSDIALDVADIALVDDEVKELPHLIALSRRMMITIKCNMSFSMGLNFVAIVLAIIGILNPVVGALVHNAGSVLVIINSALLLQWKQNK
- a CDS encoding recombinase family protein; this translates as MARKSRTQPKQSTDTLKALSKVYKTAIYVRLSAEKDETRDRKTLINQRNLIKNFVDQQMDMEVYDIYMDDEISGTTFDRPEFERMMSDMRAGRINCIVVKDLSRLGRDYIETGNLVERVFPMMNIRFVAITDNYDSSKKDADLMVAVTNIANDLYAKDISKKISASKQEAMEKGIPTGNVAYGYKVVFNENKVKVMVEDKEAADVVRWIFNEAEKGTLHSVIAAELNAKHILTPAQYRVRHNIEKLEKLSGVKWTVDTLSQILKNEVYIGRYVTGKDRVCLYRHEKRHTTNKDEWYVFENHHIALITKEQFYAVQKNKRKVIKPAKKQTVNMLKGKITCGCCGSSIHIHPEKYGKVYMCTHRKRYGKDSCNCLPVKVDDIYAAVLAVIKEQIQVFIDREKILKEHHNDSSVIRQEQVYTEAVNKCVKEMDRLMELKSGLYADYTEDLLDEKEYLQLNREYSQRIEKLKIQADEYRQAASQYESAEKTVAQLKAEMLRFKGKRKLTQEMVDLFVAQVRIYENKNLEIVLNYEDELKKFAELNMEREAG
- a CDS encoding exonuclease SbcCD subunit D, with the translated sequence MKFLHISDLHIGKRVNEFSMIEDQKYILRQIKEIALEKQVDAVMIAGDIYDKPVPSAEAVQLFDQFLTGLADCGKKVFAVSGNHDSAERIAFGAQLMSSREVYVSPVYDGEVRCVTCQDAYGELCIWLLPFIRPAVVRHAWRKVTEGISIGKKDAGTKQDLAQEDDVETVETYQDALQFVVSHMPVDASKRNILVAHQFVTGASRCESEEVSVGGLDQIGAEVFDVFDYVALGHIHSPQHIERETLRYCGTPLKYSFSEAEQKKSVVVMEIKEKGDIFIEKVPLKPLRDLRKIRGTYMELMSKDFYEGTETDDYLQITLTDEEDVPDGMAKLRTVYPNLMQLVYDNSRTRQSRQVEVTEHVEQKSEMELFEEFYEIQNNQPMSEEQQDFVRELMEELVH
- a CDS encoding erythromycin esterase family protein, which encodes MEKKNKKKKRTWILITAGMVLAGIVAAGSISSHFGGFGTGPCADTTEFAQYAEQVEDLKIPEKTKIVALGEASHGNAEFQQLKLSVFQNLVENAGIRAFALEGDYGGCEYVNRYIHGGEGTAEQAAAAIGFAIYRTDEMSDLISYMRKYNETAKDGDDLRFYGFDMQRWSYNLQYLIEACEKAGIDVTELKKLEDTEEQHSEYDVEQQSRVITEIKEELQKSDVKDIVQADHLADTLLQNISLGKVINSAVEGNVLRDQLMAENVLWILSMEEQRGNSCIFISGHNGHIERFGNYGAGTRVMGNILSDELGDGYFAIGTDFYKTNCNLPKNDGKRITHTFYSYDPLAKAAKKAGYDMSWLDFSKVPENSQLKEQITDHVSMGSLGEGYSAIFMGLFPRSYRTSQSPEKLYDGMIFVTDAHPIEIREEISEK